From one Dermacentor andersoni chromosome 1, qqDerAnde1_hic_scaffold, whole genome shotgun sequence genomic stretch:
- the LOC140215438 gene encoding uncharacterized protein, with protein MQETQRTATIPDKIRNTIKVAPIPKNMDPNLHEERRKARAKYIQKSLASQATTVYVDAATYTRRARQTNSNAVAVVINSDMREIVSASLRDCTVLEAAEAAVALVAAEGYRTRRSLTILTDSQTACQNYMLGRIGNRALRILRSEDHNTQDPEKEQPIRHTIVWAPGHTDVEGNREVDRVARGYTPVPREYSAILNHYKGSRKRYPPPHSSLTREDSVAWRLLQTSAYPNLNTLSKIQPTQYTDKCPWCQETPTLYHITWACQKTNAAPIIPNPSAEQWEGMLSSDRQDVQLGLIRQAQLAAASSGALD; from the exons AtgcaagaaacccaaagaaccgcGACTATCCCGGACAAAATACGAAACACAATCAAGGTGGCTCCCATTcccaagaacatggaccccaacctacacgaagaacgcaggaaggcgagagccaaatacatccaaaagtcactagcttcccaggcaacaacggtatatgtggacgcagccacatacaccaGAAGGGCGAGGCAGACCAACTCCAACGCagtagcggtggtgataaactcgGACATGCGAGAAATTGTCAGCGCATCTCTACGGGACTGCACAGTACTCGAGGCTgcagaagcggccgtcgctctagtggcagcggagggctatcggactaGGCGGTCCTTAACAATACTAACCGACTCCCAAACAGCATGCCAAAACTACATGTTAGGCAGAATAGGTAACagagcactccgcatactccgctctgaAGATCACAACACACAAGacccagaaaaagaacaaccaattagacACACGATAGTGTGGGcgccgggtcacacggacgtggaaggcaaccgtgaggtcgacagggtagctcGAGGATACACT ccagtccccagagaatactcggctatcctaaaccactataagggcagcaggaagcggtaccccccGCCACATAGctctctcactagagaggactccgtagcttggaggctgctGCAGACGAGCgcatatccgaacttaaacacactcagtaaaatacaacccacacagtacactgacaaatgcccgtggtgccaggaaacacccacactctaccatataacgtgggcctgccagaaaacaaatgcggcaccaataataccaaacccgagtgcggagcaatgggaaggaatgctctccagcgaccgtcaggatgtccaactagggctgatccgacaggcccagctggcagcggcatccagcggagccctggactag